One Clupea harengus chromosome 11, Ch_v2.0.2, whole genome shotgun sequence DNA window includes the following coding sequences:
- the irx4a gene encoding iroquois-class homeodomain protein IRX-4a, translating to MSDSGVVTSAQPPVYCPMYESRLLATARHELSSAAALGVYGSPYTSSQSYGNYVTYGTDTSAFYSLGAFDTKEGGATAHAGITQAAAYYPYDPTLGQYQYDRYGSMDGGTRRKNATRETTSTLKAWLQEHRKNPYPTKGEKIMLAIITKMTLTQVSTWFANARRRLKKENKMTWPPRNKCSDDKRYDNDDDGSQEDQIKSENNDDESRSRDDKDLQLSDLEDFDTIESENSECELKHQFNLNTHMTTTDCPSEHIKETSLKLSIPAPLEGDEGMTKTCLKTHTEDCQTTIGRQTKPCFQSGHQILDNKPRIWSLAQTATSLNQTEYSSCMLRCPPNVPSSPSASSPVNVLDRQQDSPVTTLRNWVDGVFHDPLFRHSTLNQALTNTTVSWTTTKNSILETGSVGSNVIKGHAPLQHPDANKDTLSFPKAVNKMFCS from the exons ATGTCGGATTCCGGTGTGGTGACTTCGGCGCAGCCTCCGGTCTACTGCCCTATGTACGAGAGCAGACTACTGGCCACCGCCAGACATGAGCTGAGCTCCGCCGCTGCGCTGGGGGTGTACGGTAGCCCTTACACCAGCAGCCAAAGCTACGGAAACTATGTCACTTATGGCACCGATACCTCCGCTTTCTATTCACTG GGCGCGTTCGACACTAAAGAGGGGGGTGCCACTGCGCATGCGGGAATCACCCAAGCTGCTGCCTACTATCCATATGATCCTACTTTGGGCCAGTACCAGTATGACAG ATATGGATCTATGGATGGGGGCACGAGGAGAAAAAATGCTACAAGGGAGACCACGAGCACTCTGAAGGCCTGGCTTCAGGAGCACCGGAAAAACCCATACCCCACCAAAGGCGAGAAGATCATGCTGGCCATCATTACCAAGATGACCCTCACGCAGGTGTCCACCTGGTTCGCCAACGCCAGGAGGAGGCTGAAGAAGGAGAACAAGATGACGTGGCCTCCCAGGAACAAGTGCTCTGATGACAAGCGTTATGACAATGACGATGACGGATCTCAAGAGGACCAGATCAAAAGCGAGAACAACGATGATG AAAGTAGAAGTCGGGATGACAAGGACCTTCAATTGAGTGACCTGGAGGACTTCGACACGATTGAGTCGGAAAACTCCGAATGCGAACTGAAGCATCAGTTTAACCTGAACACTCACATGACGACCACTGACTGTCCCAGTGAGCACATCAAAGAAACGTCCTTAAAGTTATCCATTCCAGCCCCTTTGGAGGGCGACGAAGGCATGACCAAAACatgcctgaaaacacacacagaagactgtCAGACCACCATAGGCCGCCAGACCAAACCGTGTTTCCAGTCCGGCCACCAGATACTCGACAACAAACCACGGATCTGGTCCCTGGCACAGACCGCCACGTCTTTGAACCAAACGGAGTACTCGTCTTGCATGCTGAGATGTCCGCCCAACGTGCCGTCCTCTCCATCGGCCTCCTCGCCTGTGAACGTGCTGGATCGACAGCAGGACTCGCCCGTAACAACGCTGAGAAACTGGGTTGACGGGGTTTTCCACGACCCCCTATTTAGACACAGCACTTTGAACCAAGCACTGACCAACACCACGGTATCATGGACCACGACCAAAAACTCGATACTGGAGACTGGATCTGTAGGAAGCAACGTGATTAAGGGACACGCTCCTTTACAGCACCCGGATGCCAATAAAGACACCCTGAGTTTCCCTAAAGCGGTGAACAAAATGTTCTGCTCATAA